Genomic DNA from Leptotrichia sp. oral taxon 215 str. W9775:
GGTGGTCAAGGACAGAAGGTTGCACTTGCTTCAATAATTGCCATGGATCCGGAAATTATGGTAATTGATGAACCAACTTCACAACTGGATCCAAAAGGAACAGAGGAAATATTTGAAATAATTGATATACTGAAAAAAGAAGGAAAAACTATTATACTTGTGGAACATAAACTGGAACTGATAGCTGAATATGCTGAAAAAGTTATGGTACTTGATGAAGGGGAAATGATTTTATCAGGAAATACAGAAGATGTATTAAAAAACAAAATATTGTTGGAAAAGGAAATTGGAATTCCACAATATGCAGCTCTTGCTTATAGATTAATGGATGAAGGTAAAGTTCAGTTTGAGGAAATTCCAATAACTAAAGAAAAGGCAGTGGAAGTTTTTGCACACAAAAATTTTTTGGCAGAAGATTCTAAAATAGAAGAAAATACCTGTCAGGAGGAGGAAAAATGAGTTTTGTAAATATAAATGATGTGAGTTTTGCTTATCCTGATGGAACTGTTGCCATTGATAATATTTCCCTTAGTATAGAAAAAGGGGAAAAAGTAGCAATAGTAGGTCAGAATGGTGCAGGAAAAACAACGGCTGTAAAAATGTTAAATGGACTTTTGAAGCCTACTTCAGGAGATATTGTCATTGACGGATGGAATACAAAAGACTATAATGTTGCTAAAATGAGTAGAAAGGTAGGATACGTGTTTCAAAATCCTATGGATCAGATTTTTCATAATAATGTATATGATGAAATAGAATTTGGACCGAAAAAAATAGGATATTCTGAAAATGAAAGAAAAAATTTAGTTGAAACTGCTCTGGAACTGACAGAATTAAGTGCATCTGCAAAGGAAAATCCCTATAATCTTCCCTATTCAGTAAGAAAATTTGTTACTATTGCTTCAATTATAGCTATGGATACAGATGTCATCATTATGGATGAACCAACTGCAGGCCAGGATATGAAAGGAATGAAAATTTTAAATAATTTAATAAAGAAACTTTCAGAAAAAGGAAAAACAATAATTACAATTACACATGATATGGAGTTTGTTGTTAATAATTTTGACAGAGTTGTAGTTATGGCGAATAAAAAAATAATAGAAGATGGAGACAAAAGGAAAATTTTCTGGAATGAAGAAGTACTTAAAAAAAGTAAGATAAAACAGCCATATATAAGTGAACTGGCTAAAGAACTGTCAATGGGAGGAAATGTTCTTTCAATAGAGGAGTTTATAAAAGAATTTAAAAAGTAGAAAGAAATTAATTTAATTGATAGATTATCCACCTCGTGTGTGGGAAAATAAAAAGGGAGAATGCGTATCCCGGAAAATATAAAAACGTAAATTAATATATGAGGAAATACGATGGAAAGAAAATATTTTGAAGGATTTGAAGGATTGAAAGTACCTTATCTGTTTTTTGAATCTGAACGTGGAGAAAAATTTAAAAATAATATTATAATATTTCATGGAGTAACTGAGCCGATAGACAGATATGAAGAATTTGGGAAATTTCTATCTGCAAATGGATACAATGTTTTTGTACCTGAAATTAGAGGCCATGGGGAACTGAAAACTTCAGAAGTATGTGAATTTGGTAAAAAGGGAATAAAAGCAGTTTTTGAGGATATAAATCTTTTTTTCAAAAATGAACTTATACCTAAAGGAATAAAAGCGGAAAATACTACTATATTTGGACATAGTATGGGGTCATTGATAGCAATGAAATGGGTTATTGAAAATAATTACAAGTATTTTATTTTATCAGGATTTCCTCTTCAGAAAAAGTTATCAGTTTTCTTGGGAAAAATGTTAACAGGAATGGAAAAACTTTTATTTTTTAAGAAAAAGTCCTTTATGAATAAGGAATTTAAGAAATATAATGATTATTTTAAACCTAATCAGACAAAATTTGACTGGCTTACAAGGGATGAAAATGAAGTAAATAAATATGTAGAAAGTGAGTTTTGTGGATATCCCATATCACCAGGAGTGTTTAATGGGATTTTGGGAATGATGGGGTTTATTAACAGAAGTTATAAAAAAGTACGAAAAGACGCAAACATGCTAGTAATTTACGGGACAGAAGATAAATCTGTAAATATAGAGTATGTTACTAAAATACTTGAAATTTTGAAGAAAAAGAAAAGACGTATAAATGTGCTGGAAAATAAAAATGGGAGACATGAGTCATTAAATGAAATCAATAAGTACGAAATT
This window encodes:
- a CDS encoding energy-coupling factor ABC transporter ATP-binding protein, whose translation is MCYFKLEDVSYKYPLEDREILKNINLDIKKGEFWAVIGKNGSGKTTLCNVLRRFIPDFYKGELKGKITLEGKELKDYSAKEIVQKVGFVFQNPFTQISGVKETVFEEIAFGLENLALDAEYIRKRVEETLKLLHIEELKDKNPYELSGGQGQKVALASIIAMDPEIMVIDEPTSQLDPKGTEEIFEIIDILKKEGKTIILVEHKLELIAEYAEKVMVLDEGEMILSGNTEDVLKNKILLEKEIGIPQYAALAYRLMDEGKVQFEEIPITKEKAVEVFAHKNFLAEDSKIEENTCQEEEK
- a CDS encoding energy-coupling factor ABC transporter ATP-binding protein; this encodes MSFVNINDVSFAYPDGTVAIDNISLSIEKGEKVAIVGQNGAGKTTAVKMLNGLLKPTSGDIVIDGWNTKDYNVAKMSRKVGYVFQNPMDQIFHNNVYDEIEFGPKKIGYSENERKNLVETALELTELSASAKENPYNLPYSVRKFVTIASIIAMDTDVIIMDEPTAGQDMKGMKILNNLIKKLSEKGKTIITITHDMEFVVNNFDRVVVMANKKIIEDGDKRKIFWNEEVLKKSKIKQPYISELAKELSMGGNVLSIEEFIKEFKK
- a CDS encoding alpha/beta fold hydrolase; this translates as MERKYFEGFEGLKVPYLFFESERGEKFKNNIIIFHGVTEPIDRYEEFGKFLSANGYNVFVPEIRGHGELKTSEVCEFGKKGIKAVFEDINLFFKNELIPKGIKAENTTIFGHSMGSLIAMKWVIENNYKYFILSGFPLQKKLSVFLGKMLTGMEKLLFFKKKSFMNKEFKKYNDYFKPNQTKFDWLTRDENEVNKYVESEFCGYPISPGVFNGILGMMGFINRSYKKVRKDANMLVIYGTEDKSVNIEYVTKILEILKKKKRRINVLENKNGRHESLNEINKYEIYDEILKWLNEREK